From one Alicyclobacillus acidocaldarius subsp. acidocaldarius Tc-4-1 genomic stretch:
- a CDS encoding RNA-guided endonuclease InsQ/TnpB family protein, whose protein sequence is MKIHRAYRYELAPNRMQRSLLAKHAGAARFAYNWGLARRIALYEETGQSTNAIEQHRELNRLKKTDFPWMYEVSKCAPQEALRDLDRAFQHFFRGLKEGRRVGFPRFKKKGRDDSFRLTGSIRVLDNAIQLPRLGRIRLKEKPHVEGRILSATVKREADRWYVSLSAETEIPDPVPPSGEPVDVDLGVSWFLTLSDGTKIEAPKPLARYLRRLRRLSKRHSRKKPGSRNRRKSALALARLHRKIRNIRQDFLHKVTTELAKTKRAIAMEDLHVRGMVQNRALARAISDVGFGEFRRMLTYKCTWYGSELIVAPRFYASSKTCSACGYVISELPLSAREWTCPACSTRHDRDINAAKNLLRISTASSAGSDACGDPSDGAAFGC, encoded by the coding sequence GTGAAGATTCATCGGGCGTATCGGTATGAGTTGGCGCCGAATCGGATGCAACGGAGCCTGCTTGCCAAGCACGCAGGTGCGGCCCGATTTGCGTACAATTGGGGGCTTGCCAGACGCATCGCGCTCTATGAAGAGACGGGGCAAAGCACGAACGCCATCGAACAGCATCGGGAACTCAACCGCCTGAAGAAAACCGACTTCCCGTGGATGTACGAGGTCTCCAAATGCGCCCCGCAGGAAGCGCTGCGGGACTTGGATCGCGCGTTTCAACACTTTTTTCGCGGGTTGAAGGAGGGACGCAGGGTCGGATTCCCTCGCTTCAAGAAAAAAGGGCGCGACGATTCATTTCGCCTGACGGGTTCGATTCGCGTCTTGGACAACGCCATACAACTGCCTCGGCTCGGGCGGATTCGGCTGAAAGAAAAACCGCATGTCGAAGGCCGAATCCTGTCGGCGACGGTCAAGCGGGAGGCGGACCGATGGTATGTGAGTTTGTCGGCAGAAACGGAGATTCCGGACCCTGTTCCACCTTCGGGCGAGCCGGTGGATGTGGATCTGGGGGTCTCGTGGTTTTTGACGTTGTCTGACGGGACGAAAATCGAGGCGCCAAAGCCGCTCGCCCGATACCTTCGCCGCTTAAGGCGGTTATCGAAGCGGCATAGCCGAAAGAAACCAGGCTCGCGAAATCGGCGGAAGTCGGCGCTGGCGCTTGCTCGGCTGCACCGGAAGATCCGCAACATACGTCAGGACTTTTTGCACAAAGTGACGACGGAGCTCGCGAAAACCAAGCGAGCAATCGCCATGGAAGACCTGCATGTGCGAGGCATGGTGCAGAATCGAGCGTTGGCGCGAGCCATTTCGGACGTGGGTTTTGGCGAGTTTCGGCGAATGTTGACGTACAAGTGTACGTGGTACGGCTCGGAACTCATCGTGGCACCACGGTTTTACGCGAGCAGCAAGACGTGCTCGGCGTGCGGGTACGTGATAAGCGAGCTGCCATTGTCGGCACGGGAGTGGACGTGCCCGGCGTGCAGCACGCGGCATGACCGCGACATCAACGCAGCGAAAAATCTTTTGAGAATCAGTACCGCGAGTTCCGCGGGAAGTGACGCCTGTGGAGATCCCTCTGACGGGGCGGCCTTCGGCTGCTAG
- a CDS encoding iron-sulfur cluster biosynthesis family protein — MRVEVKVTDAAKERLVAMGVPEGSRLRLKADIEAHVSCACQIDIHMIADGAPPLAVSLGYDVRVDEETQKLLGEEEPLVLDYVPLSGLVLRSPYETLAHNIQVEA; from the coding sequence ATGCGCGTGGAAGTGAAAGTGACAGATGCGGCAAAGGAGCGGCTGGTGGCCATGGGCGTGCCGGAAGGCAGCCGCCTTCGCCTGAAGGCCGACATCGAGGCGCACGTGAGCTGTGCGTGCCAGATCGACATCCACATGATCGCCGACGGCGCGCCGCCGCTCGCCGTGTCGCTCGGCTACGACGTGCGCGTGGACGAGGAAACCCAAAAGCTGTTGGGCGAAGAAGAGCCGCTCGTGCTCGACTACGTCCCCTTGAGCGGGCTGGTGTTGCGTTCGCCGTACGAGACGCTCGCGCATAACATCCAGGTGGAGGCGTGA
- a CDS encoding sensor histidine kinase, translated as MSAVVRFAHVAAVTARRAAGGVRAFARHLLAAVSRAYVRLRSATLALHLSLVTYAVMIAAIALVGALQALFLRQFLLAETARSLHQELMDVPAQAWIWLANGSSGAEPSGPPFRLGPLPFLAARGSLAYVDPSGQVHPIYAPHGLPVLSRETYEAMLNFGVPASAYQLASTSHGRDLVVTALIGPPDRPLGLAQVSVPTNEIDALVARQMLLYGVVAFAVLVTALAAYRALIRRALVPLHRVVEHAQRIDAGNLDERFEVRPGMQAEVRSLAASFNGMLDRLARAFWAERDAKERMRQFVADASHELRTPLTALSGYLEVLQKGGDFTEEEWREALQQMHAEARRLTGLVEQMLRLARAEDVRASWAGEKRECVRLGTLVMSLDALWRGLCGSRELTYRIEGDPAVFADPDALKQVLFNLVQNAVQHTPEEGGEIAISVWTDGCEAKLAVADNGVGIPKAHQPYVFERFYRVDEARSRAKGGAGLGLAICKAIVEAHGGGIECESEPGEGAVFTVTLPVARPYGARDRG; from the coding sequence ATGAGCGCGGTTGTCCGGTTCGCGCATGTTGCCGCCGTCACCGCGAGGCGGGCCGCTGGAGGTGTGCGCGCTTTCGCCCGCCACCTGCTGGCGGCCGTTTCCCGGGCGTACGTACGGCTCCGCTCGGCGACGCTCGCGCTTCACCTTTCGCTCGTCACCTACGCCGTGATGATCGCCGCCATTGCGCTCGTCGGCGCCCTGCAGGCGCTCTTTCTTCGCCAGTTCCTCCTCGCGGAGACGGCGAGGTCGCTCCATCAGGAGCTCATGGACGTCCCGGCGCAGGCGTGGATCTGGCTGGCCAACGGATCCAGTGGCGCTGAGCCTTCCGGGCCGCCGTTTCGCCTCGGGCCCCTGCCGTTTCTCGCGGCGCGCGGCAGCCTCGCGTACGTGGATCCGTCCGGTCAGGTGCACCCCATCTACGCGCCGCATGGGCTGCCGGTCCTGTCGCGCGAGACGTACGAGGCCATGCTCAACTTCGGCGTGCCGGCGTCCGCGTATCAGCTCGCCTCGACGAGCCACGGGCGCGATCTCGTCGTGACGGCCCTCATCGGGCCGCCGGATCGCCCGCTCGGCCTGGCGCAGGTGAGCGTGCCGACGAACGAGATTGACGCGCTAGTCGCGCGGCAGATGCTGCTCTACGGCGTAGTGGCGTTCGCGGTGCTGGTGACCGCGCTCGCCGCGTACCGGGCGCTCATCCGCAGGGCGCTCGTCCCGCTTCACCGCGTGGTGGAGCACGCGCAGCGCATTGACGCCGGCAACCTCGACGAGCGTTTCGAGGTGCGCCCGGGCATGCAGGCGGAGGTGCGGTCGCTCGCCGCGTCGTTCAACGGCATGCTGGATCGTTTGGCGCGCGCGTTTTGGGCGGAGCGGGACGCGAAGGAGCGCATGCGGCAGTTTGTCGCGGACGCCTCGCACGAGCTGCGCACGCCGCTCACGGCACTGAGCGGCTACCTCGAGGTGCTGCAGAAGGGCGGGGACTTTACGGAAGAGGAGTGGCGGGAAGCGCTTCAGCAGATGCACGCGGAGGCCAGGCGGTTGACCGGGCTTGTGGAACAAATGCTCAGGCTTGCCCGCGCCGAGGACGTGCGCGCGTCGTGGGCAGGCGAGAAGCGCGAATGTGTGCGGCTCGGGACCCTCGTCATGTCGCTCGACGCGCTGTGGCGCGGGCTGTGTGGGTCTCGCGAGCTGACGTATCGCATCGAGGGCGATCCGGCCGTCTTCGCGGATCCGGACGCTTTGAAGCAGGTCTTGTTCAACCTCGTGCAGAATGCCGTGCAGCACACGCCTGAAGAGGGCGGCGAAATTGCCATCTCCGTGTGGACGGACGGGTGCGAGGCCAAGCTCGCGGTGGCGGACAACGGCGTCGGCATTCCCAAGGCGCATCAGCCATACGTGTTTGAGCGATTCTATCGCGTGGACGAGGCGCGATCGCGCGCGAAAGGCGGCGCAGGGCTCGGGCTCGCCATCTGCAAGGCAATTGTGGAGGCGCACGGCGGCGGGATCGAGTGCGAGAGCGAGCCAGGTGAGGGCGCCGTGTTCACCGTGACGCTGCCCGTGGCGAGGCCGTATGGCGCTCGCGACCGCGGATAG